In the genome of Caenorhabditis elegans chromosome IV, the window GACTGGGTTGTTCAGGACTGTCATGAGGAAGTAGAACTGTTGGAGGTCGAGATGAAGATGATGTTGGAAGATTTTGTGGAACTAAACGTCGTTGAACTGCTGGACTTGCCATCTTAACAGTTCGACGGAGAACTCGTGGAGATGGTTGTGACTGGATCATTTGagaattactttaaaaatcaaaaagatatTTATTGCGTAATTATTGTAATTAACCAACCTGGTTGTGGGTATAAAAACACCATCGGGCGTCACTGACACACTTCTACAAGATTCACCACCCGTATTGTACGCTGAAGAAGTATCAGCAGCTCCGTTCGGCCAACCAGAGCAACTCTGAAATcaagaacaaatttttttcagatagaatCTTTGCCTggatttttaaagcttttttagttttttggatGAGTTGAGCAGTTTTGTTGTTTGCCAGTTATATTTATATCTCAAAGTGTTTGGAAAACAAATCtaattaaaatcaataatttcggTTTTGTCAGTTCAGATAATTTATGAgtagatttaaattttttagtaagTTACTTTGACATTCATATagatatttttcaagtattgACAGTTCTAAAATAGCGAActacatcaaaaattatttccgttGGACGTGCAGCTATCAAAAAACAACCACAAAAACTATTCAAGAACAAacgtaattttgtttttttttcgtaaagtTCGCCGTGAATGTTCAAAACATCTATAAAACAAGCAATAAAAACTTCACGACTGACTCTTAGTGAAAATAAGAAACTACTGGTGATAAATCCAAGTGTTCCAAGTGATAAACAATTATGTTTACCTGTGAAAGAGTGTGCTCAACGATGAGATGTTTGTTGAGAAGACGGTCACATTCGACACGTAGAGATGCCATTTCTCTGTGAAGAATTGCAAGCTTCTCATCGATGTCGGGTGATGTGAATGACGCCATTTCTAAAAAGAACaccaaatattgaaaatttcaaaacttttcgagacgaaatttaaataaataaaataaagttttctaaaaaatttcagatattttgggAATACTTTCAGGTATACCCAACTTGACAATAAAAGTCTAGACGCATAAATATCttaaagcaaaaataatttgtcaaAGCCTCggttataaaaaaatgtgtctGATTTTCAATTGAGCAAGAAAGTTAAGAGTAGGTCTTGTTGTAGAGAAATAGATGAAGAGGAACAAAAAAGGAAGGAGAGAGAagataaattggcagaaccgAGAGAGGCCACCTGCACTCACTAGCCATAAAAACCCATAAATTAGTAAAATGGGCTCATAAAACAAAGAGAAGAACAACATCACGAAGACATACGAACAAGCGAGAAAAAAACGCGTTTGACCGATATAAAATATGAACGAAAAGAGGTCGAGAGATAGGTGAAGAAGCCAAGAGAATTGGGGCACGGGGACCCGTCAACTCATCTAGCTGACAACTCGGGAGAATTGTTAAACCAAAGAGAAATGAGACATGAAAAGAAGAGGGAGGAGTAGGAATCTATCGGCACGTCGTAAATCTCGAATTGCAACACTTGCGTCACTTCAATTCGCAAttaattttcacgttttcgtTCCGCAGAGCACATACACAGACGGACACTGAACACATTGAATAATCTTCTACACTTTGAATTTAGATCGATCACattcaatttaataaaacgCATAAGATTAACTCACAAAATCAGGGAAAATAAGATTATATATTTCGGTAGCTAAGATAACTTTTTAAGGTGTTCGAATGGTTTTTATATAGAATCACGatctaaaaatgtgttttttttgaaacaggaaCAAGTCGTAAATTGGATCGAATCGACTTTTGTTGttattctattttcttttttttcgcacTTTTCCTAACAACTGACGcgtaaatttttgatattgaaaaGCGTAGAGGTATTAGATTTCCGAAGATATTTTGTCATCGTTAATCAAAACATTCTCAGAATTGGTAAGAAATAAGGAAATATCTCAATAAAGAATTctaacattttcagtcaacgtTTTGGTAGTTTGCCAAATTTACGAAACATTAGGGTTTTAggagaaatttaaaacattattgcatttttatcTTGAAAGTTGTACATAATTGGCCAAACTCAGCAATGTTAAATacgtataattttttttggtaggcTTCTAAACTTCTGATAGgtaaaaaaatacacaaatttgaaaagttttttcctaGAAAACTTTGCCATTGAACTCCACGTTAGaggaaacattgaaaaaaattgttttggccAATTATgtacaacttttaaaataaaaatttggatcCAATTTAGAGAGAGGCTGGTCGAAAAATCTTTGTCTTTCTTTGTAGAGGAAGCTGCTGatatttcactgaaaaaaaacaactaaacagttgaaaaatattgtcaaaGCCTCCTGGAcaccataattttttaacttaaaaattgaagaagattTGTTAGATAAGTTtcttaaaagaaaaacataaaaataatgtAGTCTGCTTTCAAATtcaccaaaattcaaatatacaTCTCAAGATATCTGGGTATGAGAGAAAAAGATAATTGAATTGGTTTTCAACTGAGTCTCGTCTCCGATTTGTTTGCCATTTTGATGGCGACGAAGACGACGACGGCGACAAAGATGATGATTCGGggaaaatgagggaaaaatatataaaaaattgaaatgggtATTACGAGTGACGAACCAGAAACACATGTGAGACAAACGACAGGAAGACGTTAAAAAAAGATGAATCTCAGGAAGAAGTAGAAACTCCCTGAAGGGACAGAGGAGACACAGGGGAGGCTAATGTGCAATGATAGTGAGCAAGAGCCGCCTTGTTTGTGCTCATCAATCATTTTGTGTTGCAGTTGACTATCTATGTCTCTCGTTTTGAATTCTTTCATTGTCGtgtctttttaaaaacataaaaagtgAACGAGGCGACAGTTCTGTCcagtgaaaaatgcaatttcaaTATGCTAATTGAGGGAataatttgccaaaataaCAGAGAGCCATATTATGATgatattttggaataaatgtttagagggttcaaaaatagagaaagGGCACAAAAAAGGGgtgttttgattatttttatatgGAATATTGTAGATAAAATTGTGCACTACTAATATAGAAACTAGTGTCAAAAACGATTTTCGATTATTATGTGCATTTTTCTCATACTGTTTCAGGTTCCCATCCTTGTggtataaaatatttatttattcttcaTTAATAACCCAGCAGGAGCATATACAGCTTTTCCGGTCATTTATTGAACTTTGTGCTACTAATGTCATATGAGAAGGTTTACGAAACCAAAAACTTATCAGAGCCGGCCTAAATCTCTTATCAATAGACAAAATTATGTGGGTGGAAACAATGAACCAAAAAGCAAAATGGAACGATAATGGTTAAGCTGATAATGAACAACTAAGAAATGGTGTAGATCATTCAAGTTtaattaatgttttaaaaaacttttttttaaacagaaactgaactttttaaCGGTAAACgttatatttgaatatttatctTGTTTTAATGATACGAACAATTGGCAGGAGTCAATGGACAAGTAGATGGGATAAGTTATGAAGCAAAATGTATTCACAAAATCTTTTAGAACAAACACATTTAACATATAAGAATAAAGTCAGAAAATGATTTAATCTCTTAAAAATGCTttagaatgttttaaaaactatgaGGAGTCTTTTGTTGAGAGGTGCTTTTTGGTTCAAATTAGGAAAAGCTATCATAATAAGATGAGTATTTCAGATAACATCTGTGAAAAACTTTACGTGAATAGAAGCAAAGTGGGGAATCTAGCCTATATGAAAGGGCAATTGTGGAGGGACTTTGCAGCGATATTTCAGGATTGGTCTGACACATGTGTTGTACAGTTTGAAGTAGATTAGGACATTGGCCGACTGAAATGAGCGGAGTATCTGGCGACATTTCAATAAAGTTCTCTGAATCTAAACAAATTTATAACCGTAGACGATATTGTTGAAGTACTAAATGTATGTAACTTGTCAACTCTTCAGAAATAATATTCTGGCTTATTCAATGTGTAGAATGTCATCAACGTCACTTTCAAGTTCAATGCTTTGACATAATTGTCAATCCAATGATATTTTACACCCTATGTGGGTGTTCTATTTGCCGTCACAAAATTCCAACTTTCTTAtcatgctctttttttttcttttttttttgataagaataACTAACAGAACAAGGCGGCGCTTAAAATGACGCTGAGCCGGAAGACGGAAATCATGTGAATTGGTAAACAATCATTGAAAGCTAGTATAAAAGAAGAGCttcaaaaatgtcagaatATCAAATCATCTtgcttttcagttttcttctcGAGATCACGCATtcctttagaaaaaaaattgcagtgagctattttcagaatgcAAATATCTTTGACAATACTGTTAGCAGTGGCTGGTGCAACGTTCGCAGCTCCTTCTGATCTTGGTCGTGGccatcaccaccaccaccatcaccATCATAAGACAAAGGCGCCTCGTACATCCCGAGGAATAGCAACTACAACATTTGCACCGACATCGTCAGATTTACCTATTGCTGGATCGTCATCTGCACCAGTCATCGCATCGTCCGCTGATCCAATCCTGCCGACATCAGTTGTTCCTCAGCCATCCAACGAGCCATCTCCAGGTACTGTAGCCCCATCAGATGAACCGTCTCCATCTGGACCACCATCACCAGGACCTGTAAATCCATCCGAAGATCCTCAACCATCTGGCCCACCATCTCCGGGACCAGTGGACCCATCCGAAGATCCTCAACCATCTGTAGAGCCATCCGAAGATCATCAACCATCTGGCCCACCATCTCCGGGACCAGTGGACCCATCCGAAGATCCTCAACCATCTGTAGAGCCATCCGAAGATCCTCAACCATCTGGTCCACCATCTCCAGGACCAGTCGATCCATCCGAAGATCCTCAACCTTCTGGATCATCATCTCCAGGACCAGTGGATCCATCAGATGAACCGTCTCCATCTGGGCCACCATCTCCGGGACCAGTAGATCCATCAGAAGATCCTAAACCTTCTGAACCACCATCTCCAGGGCCAGTAGATCCATCAGATGAGCCATCTCCATCTGACCCACCAGGACCGCCAGGACCGCCAGGGCCTCCCACCAGACGCCCTCCAGGACCTCCAGGACCCCCAACAAGGCGCCCGCCAGGTCCACCTGGACCCCCAACAAGACGCCCGCCAGGGCCACCAGGGCCACCACATCACCATGATCATGGACATCATGGACACCATGGGCATCATTTCGATCAAGAGCAATTGTAATTGTACTTAAATGATCTTATGTAAATTGTGTAAAAActattgtaaataaaaaacgatTGCAAAATAAAGTTGATTTTAAAACGCTTTAATTGGAGCGAACAagacatgaaaaattttgcaaaaaagcaagtaaaaaaataataacaaagactaattttcaatatggCAAGATTCACCGAGatctgttttgttttcaagtaTCTTGaataatttacaatttttgttaaaaacaaaCGTCGAAAAAATCGGAAGGAAAGAAGGaaagaaataattgttttcttcttcaattgcTCGAATCAAACGGGACATAAAAAATCTGGGCAAGTGTCGTAAAGTTTGGGGAGCAGAAATGAATGAGATTGTTCGTCCAAAATCAATGTTTAAGTCTCTTTGTCTTACACGCTATATCGTCAGAGACAGCAATTGCCATCATGTTCCgacttgaaaaatgtaaaaaaaaaagaaacatttggttgggataagaaaataaaatggcGCGACAAACAATTATTGTGATTACTGTAAAACTATATCTATGCGAGTACGTGTCACAAAATGCCATTCGACTTAAATGTCCggagaatttattttatttagatTTCAACTATCAAGATGTTCAAATGAAGCTGTTAAAAAGCCAAACAAAATGTTgtaattagatttttgaaaaacggcaTGTAACTCGAATGCGGCTGACAAATATagacaacgaaaaaaaaatctcaaaatttcttatttttatgtaTATAGGCGTTTAGAACATGGTTCTTTCTATCcatttatctatttttaatgtttaataaTCTTCATTATTAACGATTTTAGCCACAGTCTTcgttttcatccaattttccaTCGCCCCGCCCCCtgtggagacgcagagacattTTCTCGCGCGCTCTATTGCGAAACATTTTCCTCCCAATACATATATATCGATATATATTAATTCGCTCTTTACTctggcaaaaaataaaatttcctaaGTAAAGTGAAACTCCTgcttatttttgataattatatAATCCTTCGAGCTCCCAACGATACTCCGAAATAACGGCCGCGTGTTGTTTAGTGTAGTCTTTGTGGATTTTTTCCTTCCCATTCTTTCTCTAGAATTTTAAATGGTCGagatttttctggattttttttgttg includes:
- the C50F7.5 gene encoding Basic proline-rich protein (Confirmed by transcript evidence) — protein: MQISLTILLAVAGATFAAPSDLGRGHHHHHHHHHKTKAPRTSRGIATTTFAPTSSDLPIAGSSSAPVIASSADPILPTSVVPQPSNEPSPGTVAPSDEPSPSGPPSPGPVNPSEDPQPSGPPSPGPVDPSEDPQPSVEPSEDHQPSGPPSPGPVDPSEDPQPSVEPSEDPQPSGPPSPGPVDPSEDPQPSGSSSPGPVDPSDEPSPSGPPSPGPVDPSEDPKPSEPPSPGPVDPSDEPSPSDPPGPPGPPGPPTRRPPGPPGPPTRRPPGPPGPPTRRPPGPPGPPHHHDHGHHGHHGHHFDQEQL